Within Flavobacterium pisciphilum, the genomic segment TTTGAGAATCTGGAGTTACCTTAGGATATGATCTAAAGAATAAGAAAGAACTTGCTACTGCAGCTTTCCCATTTGGATATATTATATAAGCCTTTTTCTTCCATCCCATATTGTCAACACCTCCAACTGCATTTAAATAATACTTGAAACTTTTACCACTTCTATATGGAATTTCAGATGTTAGTAATACATTTCCTGTTACTTTTACACCTTCATTATAAGTAGCAACTTCTATTTCATCACCAGGAAATAAAGTAACATTTGAGTAATGATTTTTGTCTTTTACAATTCTTTCCCAATCCACAGGAATAGTAGCATATTTTAGTTCGTCTTTTAATTTTTTAACTAATTGTTTTTCCTTTAAAGAATCCCCTTTTATTAGATTCAAGTCAATACTTTGTAATTTTTCTATTTGCTCTTCTTTGATAGGTCTTTTAATTTTCATCCCATCCAAATTCGCAATAGATGTTAGTCCCCCAGCACGCATTACAACATTATAAACAGTTTCTTTTTTGTTAGCCAATACATATTTACCAGGATAAGAAATTGCTCCGCTAATCTTAACCATTTCAGGTTTTTCATAAACAGCCATTCTTCGTACATTAATCACATCAAATGGCATTAACTCAAAGTTTTTTATCTGTTCATTATTACCTTCATTAATTTCAAGTTCAAATACGTCTACCCGTTTAGGGTCTGCATCATCAATTGCATCTGATTTTTTCATTCTTGCAACCTCTACACGTTTTGATGCTGATCCTGTTAATCCTCCAACCTGAACAACCAAATCATTTAAAGTTAAATTTTCATAAAATTCATACTCTCCTGGATTTTTAATTTCACCATCAATCGTAACTTTATATTCTTCTCTAAAATCTAAAATAGAATATACTGTAACAATATCCTCCCTTTTCAAAAGTACATCAGAGTTTAAATCTCCAGACAAAGCACTTGCTAAATCAACATTTACAATCTCTGTTGTTAAATCCGATTTTAAACGGATAATTCTTGCTCTTTTAGTATATGCATCTTCTTTCAAGCCTTCTGCACGTGTTATTAATTCAGATATACGCATTCCTTCCATAAAAGAATAGAAATCGGGTCTAAAAACAGCTCCTTCAATTTGAATACGATTTTCAAATCGATTCAAAATTTTCGCTACTTTAACAACATCTCCAGATTGTGGTTGATATATTTTAAATTCACTTTCATTTACATCATGTACTTTAAACTCTTTTCCCGTTTTTTGTAAAATATTTACAGAGGTTGTATAAGCAAATTCATTAAACCCTGAAGCAAAGGACAATAAATCAAAAAAAGTCTCTCCTTTTTTCATCTCAAAAACTCCAGGACGTTTTACTTCACCTTCTACTGTTACTCTCTGACTATAGGCTGGAATTCGAATTACATCATTTTCTTTTAAATTCACATTATCTGACTGATCTCCTTTTACTAAAAATTTATAGATATCAATATTTCTATAAACCTTATTATTACGAAGCAGTTCAATATTTCTATAGCTTCCATTTTTCCCTGGCCCTCCTGCTAAATGCAAAGCATTGTAAACTGTTGCCAAAGAGGACACCGAATAATTGCCTGGTTGTTTACCACCTACAATAGTAACTTTAATTGTTCTAATCTGTGCTAAACTAACACTTACCTGTGATTGACCTGATCTAACTGTACTATATACTTTTGCTATGGCTGCCCTGATTTTTTGTGTAGCTGCTTCAATCGTCATTCCTGAAATAGCAATTTGACCAACATATTGTATTGTAATCTTTCCTTCAACGCTTACAGGAATATTATCTTCAAATTCCTGAACACCATAAACACTAATTTGTAACTCATCACCAGGGCCTAAAATATAATTCATTGGTGTTGCCAATTTCAAATCGGGCTCAAAATTTAATGTCGGATTATCAAACAACTCTGAACCAAAGATTAAAGCATTTACTGAATCTT encodes:
- a CDS encoding SLBB domain-containing protein gives rise to the protein MKKITAVLILFFTLLVSLNMSAQDILKSKDLSTVKVDYLSGSDISKIKNQLEAKDLTIDDAEEAILSKGMSKSEFSKLKARLEEASRKDPKKKDSKDKNSDGKDSDGKDSDGKDSKKKKTEFGRKQQEIINNKIKDSVNALIFGSELFDNPTLNFEPDLKLATPMNYILGPGDELQISVYGVQEFEDNIPVSVEGKITIQYVGQIAISGMTIEAATQKIRAAIAKVYSTVRSGQSQVSVSLAQIRTIKVTIVGGKQPGNYSVSSLATVYNALHLAGGPGKNGSYRNIELLRNNKVYRNIDIYKFLVKGDQSDNVNLKENDVIRIPAYSQRVTVEGEVKRPGVFEMKKGETFFDLLSFASGFNEFAYTTSVNILQKTGKEFKVHDVNESEFKIYQPQSGDVVKVAKILNRFENRIQIEGAVFRPDFYSFMEGMRISELITRAEGLKEDAYTKRARIIRLKSDLTTEIVNVDLASALSGDLNSDVLLKREDIVTVYSILDFREEYKVTIDGEIKNPGEYEFYENLTLNDLVVQVGGLTGSASKRVEVARMKKSDAIDDADPKRVDVFELEINEGNNEQIKNFELMPFDVINVRRMAVYEKPEMVKISGAISYPGKYVLANKKETVYNVVMRAGGLTSIANLDGMKIKRPIKEEQIEKLQSIDLNLIKGDSLKEKQLVKKLKDELKYATIPVDWERIVKDKNHYSNVTLFPGDEIEVATYNEGVKVTGNVLLTSEIPYRSGKSFKYYLNAVGGVDNMGWKKKAYIIYPNGKAAVASSFLFFRSYPKVTPDSQIVVPEKPVVKKMTAGEWVGIGSVISSLALLVITAFK